The following DNA comes from Bombus terrestris chromosome 2, iyBomTerr1.2, whole genome shotgun sequence.
CTTACAAACGAGCTGCAACTACCTGCGTCTCGCGAGAAAAACTTAGCCGTGACTATTAATTTTCACGCCTCGCTGTTTCCTCGAGGACGATTCAATTTTCGAAATCGCTGCGCTTCGTTAGCAGCGAATCTTGGCGAATCCGAGCATTGTTTTCCAACGACGAATCTCCTTCGTCGTGATATTACAGCGAGGCAATTAACGAGACCTTCGTCCGTTGCTTTCTTCGGCGAAGTACGCGATTACACGCGTATCGAGCCAAGAAGCAAGATGCGATAGCACGTCGCGTAATTAGACGCGCGCCAAAAAGGTTCGTAATAAAACTATTGCCTGTGTAATAACGTGATTAACCGTCATCGAGTAAGCAGCCCGAGTGACGGTGCAATTCAACGCgcggaaaagaggaaaagtcGCGGACAAGGTAGCCGACGTTGGAGACGCACGTAACCCTAGTTGAAGGAACACGACCATTAAATACGCCAAGGATGTCTTTGCATGCGAATGCAATCGTTTACCACACGACTGGTGGCACCTCGCTTGCTTCGTTCGTAGCTCAAAGTTTACCGACAAGCTTCTCTCTCCGCTATACGCGCAAAGATAGATAATCGTTAATCGTACAGTAACGTCTAATTTGTAAAAAGTTGTACGACAGGAAGTAAAAAATTCGTTGATCAAAGGCGGTTGGGCTTTTGTAATATGACGGTACATTCGTTATTTTCGTAGCGGCCTATCTCTAATTTACATTGCAACTCCGGTTCCCTGGATAATCATAATTGCTGCTAACGGTAGTCATTAACGCGGTCGTAGCTGCGATATTGCCTATCCGTCAGTAATCTAACGCTGTGAAGCACGACGCCTCCGATAATTACAAAGAAGCTGTAACCACCAGGAAGCGACAGGGTGAATCCCCCATTAAGCCGagataattttatacgttttgtcCTCGGTATTTTCCGGCTAAGTCTATCCTCGAGGAAAAACAACGTGCGTATTTCGCGACCATCGAGCAAGACCGGTGTTGAAAAAACGCCTAAAACACCTCTGGACGTGCGACAGCTGATTAAACAGCATGGTATAATCGCTATACGCGcttgataattaattatattttctgacCGATTTAAATCTATGGCCAGTTACAATATGACTTAAGATTTAACTTAGAATTTTGTAATTCGCAGCTCAAGTACAAAAGACGAGTATACAAGATGCTGCATCTCGACGAGAAACAGCTGAAGGCAATGCACACGAGAACGAACTTGCGAAGGTTACTGGAATACGTGGCAAACAGCCAGGTCGAGAAGATCGCCAAGATGTGCAGCAAGGGTCTGGATCCTAATTTCCACTGCCAGGAAACCGGAGGTAAAACCGATTACGAGTTTCTTTCTCGGTTGAATTTGTGGCACTGATCCGGCAAACGTTCTACCGTAGTTCCCGAAAAAGCTCGATTTCATTTAGATAAAAGCTTCGTGGCGAGCTAATTCATGCAAGGAGGAAAAGTTCTCGCTGAAACGTCGGATATAACTGTATTCGACTATGTAGCCAGCTATTTCTCGTTGGGCTAATCACAGACTCGCAACCACGCGTTTGCTTTCTGTCGCCTCGAGACAACATGCCGACCTTGAGGCCGCGTCAGTGATCATCGGATTTCCTCGTGTCCATCAGAATCTTCCACGCGTTAGGAATCCGCGTCGATGTACCGCGAGTGATCTGACGCGAAAATTTGCCTGCTTTTGCAGAAACTCCGTTGACCTTGGCCACGACCCTGAAAAAGCCTTCGAAGGTCATAATAGCGCTGGTGAACGGCGGCGCGCTGTTGGATTATCGAACGAAAGAGGGTCTGACGGCAATGCACCGCGCTGTCGAACGAAACAGCTTGGAGGCAGTGAAGACACTGCTCGAGCTTGGCGCCAGCCCCAATTACAAGGACACCAAAGGATTGACGCCGCTCTATTACAGCGTCATATACAAGACCGACCCGATGCTCTGCGAAACGCTGCTTCATGACCACGCGACGATCGGCGCCCAGGATTTGCAGGGATGGCAGGAAGTGCACCAGGTCTCgtaacaattttttctttttcttttgtaccACTATAACACTTCCTAAAGCACTGTTCGTTTAAGCTGCGACCTCGCCTAAGCAACAACGGGAAACTCTTTGTCGTCTATCATTGTCGCATGTTTGGAACGATAACCAACAAATATCGACTTGTAGAAACATTTCTCATACCGAGCGAGGGATATCTGGTGTTTGCTTCGATTTCAAAATGGTAGTTTTTCCTAGCAAAAATTGTCCACACACGGTTTCGTCGTGAAACGTTTGTCTCCACCAGAATGTGTTTCGTTTTACTCTGATCTTTACCGCTCTGATTGGAAACAAACAACAAGCGACTTCTGTTACGAGAAACAGTAACATGAAAAATAGTGGGAAAACATTGGACAATAAACCGGTAACTTTTTCAAAATACACGAAACATCGACCGAAAGTTGCTGTTTGTTGCTTGGAGTAAGGATGCAGCTTTAGACTAGACGTATCTATCTCGAGCAACACGTGGTAAGGTTTGAAGGACAAGTTAAGGGAACGTAGGAAAAGTACGGTTTAATTATAATCGCGTCCCCTTCGATAATCGATACTTGGTGTGGTGTTCGCAGGCCTGCCGCAACAACCTGGTCCAACACCTGGATCACTTGCTTTTTTACGGCGCCGACATGAACGCGCGTAACGCATCTGGTAATACACCGTTGCACGTTTGCGCAGTGAACAACACGGACTCCTCTTGCATACGCCAGTTGCTGTTCAGAGGCGCGCAGAAGGACAGTCTAAATTACGCGAACCAGACGCCTTACCAGGTCGCCGTGATCGCCGGGAACATGGAACTGGCCGAGGTCATTAAGAACTATCAGCCGGAGGAAGTTGGTGAGTGCGAATCACACTGACAGATAGGCGAACCTCGTCGAAGATTCGACGTGATTAGGGGAAGAAGGAACTGTCGGCGAGACAATTTTCCTTTTGTCGTTCTTTCAAGCAACAGAGAAAAGATGAAACCGAACCTCCCCTCCACGCGACCGCTGGTCGATCAGTTGATCGattaattttctacattttgATCGTGCCATGCGATAGCCGATTCTTAATAGGTAGACAACATTCAGGGAATCGACAACGATCACGAAAAATTCGTGATTCGGAGAATTCGATGAGTGTGTTTCACAATCCTTTTGAATCGTTCGACGACATCGTTTCGCACTCGAGATTACGGACAACTCGAGTTGTACAACGTATACACGACGTAACACGTCCGTTGACAGACGATGAGTAGCTACGCGAAACGCTTATCTGATAAAGCGCGGACTTCGTATCGACCGTCCgggaattttttaaacatagaGCACGTCACGAATTTAGCCTGGCATGTGCATGTACGTAGAACGCTTCACCTTTTTTCTTTACCTGTCTACTAAGAGACAAACACGCTTCAGCGCTTGCTCGTAGCGTAGCGAAGAGTAGCTAGTGAACCATAGACTAGTCTaacgatgtaaatatataacatacaaatatatatttacgtatacATAATTGTGCGTGTATCTGTGTCTGTGCTGTATGACAAAAGTACATGAAATTGTAACAGTCTAATGGGATCTTTGGTGGTGATGGTCTTGTAAGACGTCGAGTATgtttgtaacgatataacgagaAGTAACGACTAAAGTTTGACTGCTTTTGAGTAATTACTAACGATGCCGTATCTTTTGGTCTCGTCGTAGAGCGACTTCGCTGTTGTCGGATCTACCGAGATTGCTTTTGAAAATCGTACAAATACGGAGAAATCGAACTCCGCTGTTGACAAAACGGATATCGAACGTTCGATTGGCAAGTCCGACAATGGCGAAATCGTGAGAACAAGTTGACTAGTAATGTTTGGTAGTTTCGGCGTACTTTGTGAGTATACGTACGTGTGTCGTCGTGGGCCATTGGAATTTCCTtggagtaaaatggaaaaagCGAAGCTGTTTCCAGTCGATGTTTCCGAGAAGTCCGACGGCCCGTTGACGGCAACCTCGAAATCACCGGTGCACATGTGCTGTGTCTgtctaacaaaaaaaaaaaaaaggaagtacGAAAGTACGATGCGGATATATCTCAATGGCACCTTTACAGCCTCGGGCACATTGTATCGTACAAAACAGATACAAGCAACCGCGGTCGAATGCGTGATTCCTGCGTGTGCTTTTCACCGCTTTCTTGTATACAGAGACTAACGATGATAACGTTATCCGATCGTCGTTGTTCCTTATAACACGTGACATAACGTAAATCACATGCCGTCGAGCAATGCCGAGTATTTAACAATTTGTGTAGGTgcgcgtgtgtgcgtgcgtgtgtgccGTCGGCAGCTTGTAAGTCCGCTTGAAAATTCTGTGAAAACGAAACGCGCGCGGCGAAAGGTCGCGAACGTCCAATCGAATCGCTCGCTTGTTTGAAAAACATGGAACGATGCACGGGAAACGCATCGTAGCAAAAAGCACGctcgaaaagagagagaaagcatTTCGTAAGATCGAAAGAAATATTGTTTGCCAGGGATTCGGGATTCAGGGAAATCGTGTTTAGAAAGGGACACGCGCGTGTCAgatcacacacacacacattggACTCGTGAGCGAGAACACAGAAAGATGATAATATCGGGAGAGAAAAAGTGACAAAGAGACGATCTCGCTCCAAAGGAAGACAAATACCTTCGGAGAGCGGCGTCTACTTGTAAGGCTAAGTAATCCTTTCTTTACTTAACCTTGCAACCCTCGATTTTCCAGTACCGTTTAAAGGGCCGCCACGCTACAACCCGAAACGACGGTCGGTGGCCTTCGGCGGCACGTCAACGATGACCACGAGCTGCTCGGCCAGTAACTTGGGCACCCTCACCAGGATACCTTCCGCGGAACAACAGCACGGATCTGGTGGAAGTTTGACCGGTTCCGGAGGAGGTAGCCTCACCAGAACGATCTCAGTGGAGCAGTACACGGCGAGCGTCAACGCGGTCACGAGAGTACCGTCCGCCGAGCAATACGCGACCGGCAACCTGACCAGAGTACCGTCCACGGAACAACAGTATCCATCCACCGGCACCCTGAACAGAGTACCGTCCTCGGAACAATATGCCAGCCCTATCGCGACCGCGACCGGTACCACCACCGTAACCAGGATGTCTTCCGGAGAGCAATACTCCGCGACCTCCGGTACGCTCACCAGAGTACCGTCCACAGAGCAATATTCAACCGGTACGCTCACCAGAGTACCGTCCGCCGAGCAGTACGCGAACAGTATCGCGAGGACGGCGGACACCCATCACGCCGCCCTCGCCAGAGTACCGTCCATCGAAGCAACCAGAAACGAGCTACAGAGAATACCGTCCGAGCAGCACGTTGCCGCTAGATCCGCCGAGCAGAACGGTCATCGGATTACTTCGGACTACCAGAGCCCCAATTCGCTGAGGGATCCTAACGCGAGGTAAGCATAAACTGTCTTTGCGATCTCTCTTGCGAACTCGGCTGCTCTCGAAATCGGGATTTCCTTGTTACTCCTCTTGTCCCTTCTTATACTCCGTGCTGTTCACTCGAATCTCCAACATCTCTTCTCTTTGATTAATCCGACCGATCAAGGTCGAGATTTCTTGCCGCATTCTTTACGAAGCCAGGGCGTCTGCTCTTATCTTTGattcgatatcgatataacctCACACGTGTTTCCAACAGGCTGTATTCCGATACTAACCTTCGCGACGAATTCAATCGATTGTACGTTGTTCGGGTGGCGGAGAACCCGCGTGTTCATCCGCGCGTTCGGGAATTAACCGATCGCGCGTTAAAGCAAAGACAATTTACGCTAATCTCGTGAGATTTAATCGAACATAAGGTCGAACGTAGTTACGTTCGACTCCTATACGAGTTCCGCCTCCATTTCAAGATTACCAGCCACCGCGGAGAACTATCAGAACGTAAGAATGGAGGGACTGACGAGGCTGCAAGAACACCGGCTCGAGCTTCAACACCGTCTTGACATGCACAGAACGATGGAGATGCCGCCGTCGCCGTCACCGAGCAGCAGGAGTCTAGCTCCTTTCAGCTCGGCTAGCTCGAGCCTCTCCGAAGGCAGCAATCAACCGTCCGGTGAAGATTCCGCCAGCATCGTCACAGGTATACACACACAGGTTTATTTTCCTCGACTTTTGCCTCTCTCGGTCGCGACCAGAGCGACCAGAATGCGATTCTACGGAAGCTCGCGTGCTCGCAACCTTCATCGTTCAAGAGATTTCGTGAGATCTAGCCTCCGTATATGCGTTTGGGACACGACAAATGATCCCCTGATGCGACACGGAGAGAAAggtacagagagaaagagagggagagagaaaaaagagaaagcgaGAAACACGATCAagtgtatttgtatatttggCGTGACTCGAACGTCGAACCATCACCATCAGAAATGGTACGCGATGCCAGACAGGCTAACTTTGCCGAGTCTGTTCCACGCGGTGCTATGACGTTTCTCGAGACGATGACGAAACAACACGCGAGATACGACTATCTGTGTCTCGATGGATGTAACATCGGCGATCTAGACATTCCACGCCACGAAACTCTCTCTACATACACGTATTTACTTGTTAGGAAATTTCAAAAGAGCGGATATACCGTTTTAGCGTTAAGCTGGCGCTTTCTACTTTCCGTTAACAAATCTAGCGTTGCATGACGTTCAGCCGGTCTAAGAATCCGATCGAGCCAATGGAACGATGAAAAGCTCAAACGACCATGCTTGTTTTCGTAAATTTTTTAGACAAGAGTCTCGGCGATACAGCCTCCGACGTGATTAGCGACAGTTCCGGGGTCGGAACCTCACAGTCGGACACTACCAATTCCCTCTCGATCCCAGGTACCACGGTCGTTTGCGTCGAGAGCTACAACAGCGGAATTCTAGGCCATCTGAATATCAATCAGGGAGATATCTTGGAAGGTACAGACTATAATTATCTTCTCTATCGCTCTTTATTTATTTGATCAAGGCTCGCGTTTATCGCGTTTCCGATAACGGAACGAACGCTGTTCGTTGATTTTTATTTCGTAAGTATGCACATTTTTTGTTTACGAGTTTGTGGACTTTGGTAgattcgtatttctttttttcgttataATAGTTGATTGGGATTACTTTCGACACGGCGGCTGATTCTACGAACCTAGATTAagcgaattttaattttaataatttagttaTAGTCGTTTGTAAATGATGTGCCGTATTCTATATACGttttgtaatataacgttacgtttTATATGTTTTTCTTATAAGCTGGGAAAAAGTAAAATTGCCCGAACAACAGTCGCATGGTGGTGGAAATATCTTGGACCTTTGTTAATTGTTTCCTCTCAAATATCTCATCGATGGTGCATTCAAATGAAATACACCGACTCATCGGATAATCAACcagttttatatcttttctgaTATTCTTGCAAGGAAGATGTAACACGCTAAAATTTCAAGCCAATCTCGTCGAAACCAAATACCTTTATTACTTAGTcgataatttctaaaattagaAGGTTAAAATACGCCGGTAGTGAGTTGTATCTttcatttttgaatttttaacagTCACCGGAGCGACCGACTGTGGTCTTCTCGAAGGAGTGCTTCGGGGACAGGGTACGGGTCTGTTTCCGGCGCACTGCGTACAAGAAGTCAGGCTCCGTCACACGAACATTCCACTGGGTCCTCAGCCTGCCAGAGATGGCCGGAACAGAGTATTGGGCCGTAGAGAATCTCAACATAAGTATTTCGCTACTGCTCCTAGACTGAAGAAACCGTGAGTCACTTacgtatattactttatattacATCTTACATTATCATCCTACATTATCATCTTACATTATCATGCATCCTACACAGACGTATAATAATAACAGTTAGATCGGACATTTTTACAAGCTAGAGAGACATCCGTTAGAGCGAATATCTTCGAATATCCTCGAGCCTGTCGTAGCCTTGAGTGCTAACGGAAACGACGCTGGTTTAATCCACCGAGTAACCGTTATTCAATTCGTTGATCTTCAGAGTTACGTCTGAACCTCGTACCGTGGTACTGCATCGCTCGAGAAAAGGTTTCGGCTTCGTATTGCGGGGCGCCAAGGCAACCTCGCCTCTAATGGAACTGACGCCGTCGGCCAGGTATCCCGCCTTGCAGTACTTGGACGACGTCGATCAAGGAGGAGTGGCCGACCTAGCTGGCCTCCGAAAAGGAGACTATCTTATCCAAGTAAGTAACAAGTAGCGAAGCAGTTCGAATCGCTTCGTACTGTATacgaaaaattcgaattttaccTACTTGGAACGAGTTTTGAAACTTGGAACCATAGAAAGCTTCGAATGGATATTGGAACA
Coding sequences within:
- the LOC100643024 gene encoding SH3 and multiple ankyrin repeat domains protein 2 isoform X4; translated protein: MLSMKSPTRQPCDYACFFEDPGTRSEEERNPKLKYKRRVYKMLHLDEKQLKAMHTRTNLRRLLEYVANSQVEKIAKMCSKGLDPNFHCQETGETPLTLATTLKKPSKVIIALVNGGALLDYRTKEGLTAMHRAVERNSLEAVKTLLELGASPNYKDTKGLTPLYYSVIYKTDPMLCETLLHDHATIGAQDLQGWQEVHQACRNNLVQHLDHLLFYGADMNARNASGNTPLHVCAVNNTDSSCIRQLLFRGAQKDSLNYANQTPYQVAVIAGNMELAEVIKNYQPEEVVPFKGPPRYNPKRRSVAFGGTSTMTTSCSASNLGTLTRIPSAEQQHGSGGSLTGSGGGSLTRTISVEQYTASVNAVTRVPSAEQYATGNLTRVPSTEQQYPSTGTLNRVPSSEQYASPIATATGTTTVTRMSSGEQYSATSGTLTRVPSTEQYSTGTLTRVPSAEQYANSIARTADTHHAALARVPSIEATRNELQRIPSEQHVAARSAEQNGHRITSDYQSPNSLRDPNARLPATAENYQNVRMEGLTRLQEHRLELQHRLDMHRTMEMPPSPSPSSRSLAPFSSASSSLSEGSNQPSGEDSASIVTDKSLGDTASDVISDSSGVGTSQSDTTNSLSIPGTTVVCVESYNSGILGHLNINQGDILEVTGATDCGLLEGVLRGQGTGLFPAHCVQEVRLRHTNIPLGPQPARDGRNRVLGRRESQHKYFATAPRLKKPVTSEPRTVVLHRSRKGFGFVLRGAKATSPLMELTPSARYPALQYLDDVDQGGVADLAGLRKGDYLIQINGEDVTTASHEHVVDLIRKSGELVRMTVVSPMISLPNSQSAALLPTSQPIQRQYATLPRKGNNNVVIGGTLGRSPAPMPPRRDPKTTLSVGRARARSMVAGLEGGGERDDRDEITSTGAKSSSAESIHLPQQPSTGPNTGQNTPVQPRTASIRSRPTSSRITAAELEELFQRQQGSTSGQYSSSMMSSHFQTGQATKSHPSSPAKTGRVYASVAEMKRKGKLNSRVRFFGGLGGGSDLHRDFHSTPDLNVQVQSSILAPKGHRSQEDVNALNGRNGLPPPNHPPPPPPVGQVVKVNVGANVPDVVTPASVYDNMAHIQQVKELAAATADGGYGVMSSFRPSNSAKLYASPEDMKTVGYRSRSLPTHTTRCHVRKSHSLRTTNNTTFKPLNNQQNVNNTVSNNNQVNNNQSANNQYAQPLKTNRSHSTAGVRERKKKAIGTSSSITNLSSVANNNAGNTVTNTAPPIPEPDYSLSESDNDEGEEETDDDGESEIAKELEKAAAREKLESTRETSGNSNTSGSSSSGSSSLPHSFSVEEIQKVRTQLKSSKSHPNDFLLQQTQQSLVEDGDNSSSGVSSDQDVPVGPPTGFDDTTARNLANETAQHPTTVLSVANVEKETNPKRTSYGGSGLLTRHAVSLAQLPPPIEADAEEQSSDLFVPPPPEFNAGPSAGSGDELVFAPPPQFCDNKQQPQQQQQQNRVKIIGAIPKVTNNQVKASGGRFLNQ